In the Alkaliphilus oremlandii OhILAs genome, one interval contains:
- a CDS encoding MarR family winged helix-turn-helix transcriptional regulator, whose translation MELHQCINFLLSTAQNTVFQYFNQKLSQYNITPAQYGVLNCLWEHGELTPKQIGEFLVLEASSISGILERMQKNNLIERNIHPNNRRTIVVTTTEQADDIRHNIEEIVSEMNHKFLSFLSEDERHLFTQILQKIIHIPK comes from the coding sequence ATGGAACTACATCAATGTATTAACTTTTTATTGAGTACTGCACAAAATACAGTGTTTCAATATTTTAATCAAAAACTATCTCAGTACAATATTACGCCAGCGCAGTATGGGGTGTTGAACTGTCTTTGGGAGCATGGAGAGCTTACACCAAAGCAAATCGGGGAGTTTCTTGTACTGGAGGCATCTTCTATTTCTGGGATACTTGAGCGAATGCAGAAAAATAATTTAATAGAACGAAACATACATCCAAATAATCGCAGAACAATCGTTGTAACTACAACAGAGCAAGCGGATGATATCCGCCATAACATTGAAGAAATTGTAAGTGAAATGAATCATAAGTTTTTATCCTTCTTATCGGAAGATGAGAGACACTTATTTACTCAAATATTACAAAAAATAATCCATATCCCAAAATAA
- a CDS encoding YhdH/YhfP family quinone oxidoreductase, translating into MEQFKAVVVREENGIVSHAVENITLNDLSLGNVTIKVAYSSVNYKDHLAVKAGGGVIRNYPMIPGIDLSGTVVSSTSEKFYVGQKVLVTGFQVGMTHTGGFSEYVQIPEQWIVPLPEGLSLRDAMVIGTAGFTAAISIDALEKMGMNVTNQPEILVTGASGGVGSIAIRLLSKCGYTNVSAFSRKKQEEQLIRSFGAKTVLYPEDLIPEKARPLGKQRFHFVLDAVGGKVASALIPQIHYGGSISMCGNAAGIGLETTVLPFILRGINALGIDSVNYPIEGRLNIWQRFAKEWHIMDQLHVREVDLDGLEEIFSKMQQGTHVGRTIVKIS; encoded by the coding sequence ATGGAGCAATTTAAGGCAGTCGTTGTGAGAGAGGAAAATGGCATCGTATCTCATGCTGTAGAAAACATTACATTAAATGATCTAAGCTTAGGCAATGTTACCATTAAGGTTGCTTATTCTTCGGTGAACTATAAAGATCATTTGGCCGTAAAAGCAGGGGGTGGCGTTATCCGCAACTATCCTATGATTCCAGGGATTGATTTAAGCGGAACAGTAGTATCCTCTACTTCAGAAAAGTTTTATGTTGGTCAAAAAGTTTTGGTTACTGGTTTCCAAGTGGGTATGACCCATACGGGAGGTTTTTCAGAATATGTACAGATTCCAGAACAGTGGATTGTTCCATTGCCTGAGGGACTTTCTTTAAGAGATGCAATGGTCATCGGAACAGCAGGGTTTACTGCTGCAATTTCTATTGATGCTTTAGAAAAAATGGGGATGAATGTAACCAATCAACCTGAAATCCTCGTGACTGGTGCCTCTGGTGGTGTTGGAAGTATCGCGATCAGATTATTATCCAAATGCGGCTATACCAATGTATCTGCCTTTAGTCGTAAGAAGCAGGAAGAACAGCTGATCCGATCCTTCGGTGCAAAGACAGTACTCTATCCAGAAGACCTTATTCCGGAAAAAGCAAGACCGCTGGGCAAGCAACGATTTCACTTTGTATTAGATGCCGTGGGTGGTAAAGTAGCATCGGCGCTGATCCCACAAATCCATTATGGGGGCAGCATTAGTATGTGCGGCAATGCGGCAGGAATAGGCCTAGAAACAACAGTGCTCCCTTTTATCCTACGAGGCATTAACGCACTGGGAATCGATTCTGTAAATTATCCAATTGAGGGACGGTTGAATATTTGGCAGCGTTTTGCAAAAGAGTGGCACATTATGGATCAGCTTCATGTTCGCGAGGTTGATTTAGATGGCTTAGAAGAAATTTTTTCAAAAATGCAGCAAGGAACTCATGTGGGTAGAACCATCGTTAAAATCAGTTAA
- a CDS encoding acyltransferase: MSLEKSTDKKLYGIELMRGISCLLVIMIHVTASFWIYPQKESLTFKWIIALNTISRFAVPSFIFMSGFTLFYFYSRREFSFISFYKKRMVKAAIPYLLWSFFYTGINYRKYLNVSVGMQWGQFFKEALLGLSSYHLYFMLIIIQFYFIFPVLLRIYKKVDKPMITFIFCGILNLVFIRHLNLPLRDRLFPYYLIYFIAGFVFADLRLKGRKFSKIGRMLWGIAYIVAAVYYVVDHYRITIGAPPISPKIFQYIFMVYGVISSSLLYILLEKLEENNLPWMRHPLIGSLSAHSFSIYLVHPFLMKCYQWLEGYVTLDGVPLYGLFLVKSTIIFMSSWGISIVLSQIKIKLLQKKHGYKDR, encoded by the coding sequence GTGTCCTTAGAAAAGTCTACTGACAAAAAACTTTATGGAATTGAATTGATGCGAGGAATTTCTTGTCTATTGGTAATCATGATTCACGTGACAGCTTCCTTCTGGATATACCCCCAAAAGGAAAGCTTAACTTTCAAATGGATAATAGCACTCAATACAATTTCTAGATTTGCTGTGCCAAGCTTTATTTTTATGAGTGGATTTACCTTGTTCTATTTTTATTCAAGAAGAGAATTTTCTTTTATATCTTTCTATAAAAAGCGTATGGTCAAGGCAGCGATACCTTACCTCCTCTGGAGTTTCTTCTACACAGGAATCAATTATAGAAAATATTTAAATGTTTCCGTGGGAATGCAGTGGGGCCAATTTTTCAAAGAGGCACTGTTGGGATTATCCAGCTATCATTTGTATTTTATGCTAATTATCATTCAATTTTATTTCATATTTCCTGTCTTGCTACGGATCTACAAAAAAGTAGATAAGCCCATGATCACCTTCATTTTTTGTGGCATCTTGAATCTGGTGTTCATTCGACATCTGAATTTACCGCTACGGGATCGCTTATTTCCTTATTATTTGATTTATTTTATAGCTGGATTTGTTTTTGCAGATTTACGCCTAAAAGGTCGAAAATTTTCTAAAATAGGAAGGATGTTATGGGGAATCGCTTATATAGTGGCAGCGGTATATTATGTAGTGGATCATTATAGGATTACGATAGGAGCGCCACCGATTTCACCGAAAATATTTCAGTATATTTTTATGGTATATGGTGTTATTAGCAGTAGTCTGCTCTATATCCTATTGGAAAAACTTGAGGAAAATAATCTTCCATGGATGCGGCATCCACTAATAGGGTCCTTGAGTGCCCACTCATTTTCTATTTATTTGGTTCATCCTTTCTTGATGAAATGCTACCAATGGTTAGAAGGTTATGTCACCTTGGATGGTGTACCTTTGTACGGGCTATTTCTTGTGAAAAGTACTATAATCTTCATGAGCTCCTGGGGCATTAGCATCGTTTTATCTCAGATAAAGATAAAATTACTACAGAAAAAACATGGATATAAAGATAGATAA
- a CDS encoding glucose 1-dehydrogenase — MSGLFDLKGKVALVTGASSGLGVQFAKALARQGADVVIAARRVEKLENVKKEIEAMGVRCMAIKCDVLITSEITAMVSEIKSAFGKIDILINNAGIGKGIPAESQTDEEWRETLRINCDSVYYVAREVGKVMIEQKYGKIVNIGSIHSMVAMPGSPISAYCTSKGAVLMMTKALANEWAKYNITVNAIGPAYFPSEMTKDVIETEGLLGAIQILCPMGRPGREGELDGAIVYFASDASSYTTGQYLAVDGGWTAI; from the coding sequence ATGAGTGGTTTATTTGATTTAAAAGGTAAAGTAGCCTTGGTTACAGGTGCTTCCTCGGGACTTGGTGTACAATTTGCCAAGGCTTTAGCAAGACAAGGGGCAGATGTTGTAATTGCTGCAAGAAGGGTCGAAAAGTTGGAAAATGTGAAAAAAGAAATTGAAGCCATGGGAGTTCGCTGCATGGCGATTAAATGTGATGTATTGATTACCTCTGAAATCACTGCAATGGTTTCAGAAATCAAATCCGCATTTGGAAAAATCGACATTCTGATTAATAATGCAGGCATCGGCAAAGGGATCCCAGCAGAATCCCAAACTGATGAAGAATGGCGGGAAACCCTTCGCATTAATTGCGATTCTGTTTATTACGTTGCAAGAGAAGTCGGAAAAGTTATGATTGAGCAAAAGTATGGAAAAATAGTAAATATCGGTTCTATCCATTCCATGGTAGCAATGCCAGGTTCCCCTATATCGGCTTATTGCACCTCAAAAGGGGCAGTTTTAATGATGACAAAAGCTTTGGCTAATGAGTGGGCTAAATACAACATCACTGTGAATGCTATCGGACCTGCTTATTTCCCAAGCGAAATGACGAAGGATGTAATTGAGACCGAAGGACTTTTAGGTGCGATCCAGATCCTATGTCCAATGGGCAGACCTGGAAGAGAGGGCGAACTGGACGGCGCCATTGTTTATTTTGCTTCCGATGCATCCAGCTATACTACAGGACAGTACCTGGCAGTGGACGGCGGATGGACCGCTATTTAA